Below is a window of Mus caroli chromosome 2, CAROLI_EIJ_v1.1, whole genome shotgun sequence DNA.
TCTGGCCCAACCTCTACCTGTGGATTGCAGGTTGGGCTCCCAAACAACACAGACcactcttccctcatccctccccaGAGGGACATGACTTTCTTTCAGCACTGTTTGTATTGAAACAAAGTGGTGTCAAAATAAAGCCCCCAAGGGGCCCTGTGGGTCAGTGTCCTCCTCTCcgtcctgcctccctgcccagtGTGACCCTTCGCTCACTCTCTGGGCTCCCACCGATATTGGGCGTTGGTGCCAAAGCTGAGGGCACTCTCTCCGGGGCCTCCAGCTTGTCTCTTCCTTCAAAGCCAAAGGCCCCTGGCTCCTTGCCCCTTTGCTGCCGCGGGGTCCGGTACAGCCTCGACCTCACCACCCTGTTGCACGTGGAGGAAAGAGGTGGTGTTAGTTGGCCCTTTAGTTTGTCTGCAACCTCAGTGGTTCAGCACCTCatcacaggaggcagacaggGACCTGTTTGTCATCAGAgctctgtttttgcttttgtttgagacTGTCTCcacagcccagactggctttgtacttgaaatcctcctgtctcggcCCTGGCGCTGAATGGCAGACATGCACTAAAATGCCTGGCTtggaaaagcattttaaagattcagactttttaatatataaatacattttagaagaGTTAGAGATGCCATATATAAACCCCTTTCCTTACAGGGTCACTCTGTCCTTGGAACTCCTCAGCATACAGTTATAAGCCACTCTGGGAAATGGTTAGAAAGGCAGGTATAGGGAGCCAAGTTCCAAGTGCTTTCTAGTACCTTAGAATCATCTGGGGTGTTTGAAATACATGATTTGTTTCCAACCCCAGCTTAGGATAGTAGGACTCCGGCTTGGTGATTGGCACTGTTTCAAGCTTCTCTGTGGATCAGGTACACACAAGAATTTGAGAAACCTTTGAGGGCTCACTCAGATGCCTGTAGGTAGGCTTGGTACCACAGGGCTTTTGGAAGCCACTTGCAACCATTGGCAGGGAAGATGCAGGAAAATTATGTGTCCAGTGAATGTTAACATCGGCCTTACTTGGAGCAGGCAGTCATGACTTCTTAGTGAATTTTACTTTGCGGAGACCTACCTCATTCAAGAAAGATGAGGCTCACCTCTGACCttttccagtctctgctccaaaacCTTAAGCCTGCTTTGTGCAGATGGGCACCACTGCCCTAACCTGGGGCCTGGTCTTCACAAATATCTAATGGAACTGTGGAAAAGGCTGTGCAGCTCTATCTAGTTCTTGTGGCCAGGATCTCTTAGGTGGAGAACCTGACCACTCAGGCCATATTCAGAACACCTGCTTTGAATGGCTGTCCTCATCTGTAGGAGGCCAGGTCCTCTGTCAGTTGAGGCAGGTGTCCATCCTGGATGGCCCCCAAgttccactttcccttccctccctggaGCCTACTGGCTTTAGACTCATTGCTTACCAGACACAAGGGACTTTATTCATTTCACAGATTTGACTGTTCCATACAAACTTGAAGTATATTTTGAAAGTGAAATTCTTGCCCATCCTCCCTCTTACTCCAGCTAGTGGTGATCTCCAGCAGGCCAGTTGATAGGTCTTCCCAGCACATGCTCTCAGGAACCCCTCCACCAGGAAGACCCTGCATGACTAATTCATGTTTCCCTTATAAATGCCGTTGTTACTAGGAAGATCATGGACTGGCTGAGATGACACTACTTAAAGCATAAGCAGCCCTGCCAACAGAAGACTAAAGCAGACCCTTCTCTGAGATGGCCTTGGGACAGTATGTCAGCTTAGGGCCCAGTGGGTTGCTGAGAGCATGAGTTAGGGGATTTTGAGGATCACTGAACTGGGCTGGTCTTATTAGGGCTGTTATTATTCACCCTTCACTTCAGCAGAGGGTGGCACAATGATGCTGGAGAAGTCTGGTGAGGGCAGCAAAAGCAGTGTGGGAACAAGGTACAGGCCACAGATGGGACCCTTCAGATTCAAGTCTCAGACTCATCTGTCTCTTCAGTGGAGCCATCGCTCTCTGCATCCAATTTGCGGGAGCGATGGAGGGGCTTCCATGGGGAACCAACCCGGGGAGGGGTTCGGGAAGGCAGGCAGCTGGCCTCAGAAGTGGCAGTGATGGAGTTGACCAGGCCTGGGACCTGGACCAgcctgaggaaggaaagaagcccagagggtgATGTGATGAGTCTCCTGTTCAGAGATCAGGCCCTCTACTTACTCTTAGACTTGGGCAGAGCCCCAAGGACTTATGGTGCCTCTCCTCTCCTGGCCCCAAGCCTTTCCCTGACCAGTGCTGTGTCACCTACAGTGGGGCACAGCCACATCTGACAGATTTGGCTTCCGCAAGAGGGCAGCATCTTCCCACTTGACACTTACAGCCGTTCCAGCTCTTCATCCATGGCTGGGTCATGCATCAGGTCTCCTTTGTCAGGCAAAGCTCCTAGAAGACAGGTATTTGGGGTGAAGTCATAAAACGACAGGAGGGCCCTTCAACCAGGAAGCAGATAGTCTGACAACTGGTTGGCCAGGGAAAGTTAGTTTATGTGGAACAAGAAATCTTGAGTACCACTTTATAGATGTAGTGAGTCTAGCTATTTTCCCTTCCTCATTTGGGACAAGAGTGACAGCTAAGGAGATTACAACCAGGTGATCAATCATCTTCCAAGACTGGAGGTGGGTCTGTGACCAGCACTGGGTGTGTCTAGTTCTTGTGACCAGTACTGGGAGTATCTAGTTCTTGAGGCCCCGGTGCTATGCTGGATGGTAATGGCCTAAGGTAACTCCAGGGGTAGAAAATAGccaattgggctggtgagatggctcagtgggtaagagcacccgactgctcttccgaaggtccagagttcaaatcccagcaaccacatggtggctcacaaccatcNNNNNNNNNNNNNNNNNNNNNNNNNNNNNNNNNNNNNNNNNNNNNNNNNNNNNNNNNNNNNNNNNNNNNNNNNNNNNNNNNNNNNaaaaaaaaaaaaaaaaaaagaaaatagccaattgTATGTCCCTAGGTCAGGGCTATGTTTTGGAGGGGAGGAAAGCAGTCCCACCCTGATGACTTATACTAACATCTGTCTGGGTTGGTTCCTTAGCCATGAGGGCATAGTTTGCTGATTCTATTGGGAAGTGTATGAAGAGTCTTGAATGCTTCtccacttaaattttttttctttttgctcttttacaaattaattagattcttttctgttttctttttttgttggttgcTGGGGATAAATACAATTGACATTTCTTGAGCGATTgaaattttcagagaggaaaattgTTGCCAGTAAATTGTTGAAAGATCAGGGCTTAAtggtagtttagtccctagaCTGGACAGTCAGTGTGCTGGGCTTCAGAAAGACTCAAAAGTGTCCAGCACTGATTCTAAGAGGCATCAGGTGATTCATCTTATAATCTTGTGGGGTGTTTCAGGAATACCCCAGTCTTCCACAAACTGAACCAGGGTATTTCCAAGTTCCTATTTCTAACACATGCTGCCTCTGTCACTAATCAGGATGTAGGAAACATTGCACAAGGCTCCTTTTAATTCCCCTCAGAaggttctttccttttctgttttttttccttccttccttccttccttccttccttccttccttccttcctccctccctccctccctccctccctccctccctccctttttgaAACAGTAttcttggctatcctgaaactctgtagaccaagctggcctcacagattcacagagatctgccttcctctgcctctgcctccccagtgctggtattaaaggtgtgctgcAGCACTGCCTGAACAGAGGGGATGCAGTTAACATGGGCTGTGATCATTGCTAGTAACCAGGCTTCTGATTGACTACTTAGCTCGCCTGTCTCCTCTAGAACTCTGGCTGAAGTGTGTATACAGAAATAAGCATAAAGGTTCCAGAACAGCTTCTGGCCAACTGTGTGAGGCATGTAGCAGATGTTCATTAGCTGCCCTTCCCTCGATGCCATTCCCTAAACTGGCACAGAGGGGAGGCTCAGGAACCTGGATCTAATCACACAGGAGAGTCTCTCGAGCAAAGACATAATAGTAAGTGCTTAAAGGTTACTaacacaagccaggcagtggtggtgcacgcctttgatcccagcacttgggaggcagaggcaggaggatttctgagttcaaggccagcctagactacaaagtgagttccaggacagccagggctacacagagaaaccctgtttcagaaaatcgaagaaaaacaaaataaaacaaaaaaaaacccataaaacaaaaccaaaaaacttactaataatgtctttaatcccaccactcacttggaggcagaggcaggtggctagCCTGGTGTACTTAGTACACTCCAGGCTACACAGAGCTATATATAcaatgagaccttgcctcaaaacaacaaaaatcataaagCTGTCAGAGCAAGAGTAGCCTGCTGGTCCCTAACTGGGAGAGGAGTGGTTGTGCATGTGGGAGGGGTGTAGCAGGAGGGGTACAGTGGGTGGAGGAGGCCAGCCAGTGAGAATAGAAATGATAGGTAGTAAAATGGCCAgtctccaccttttttttttcctgtttttcaggtttatcagatttcttcccctgccccccagcTGGGAAAAAAACACCTCCCAGACACACCTTGACCTGTTTCTAGATGGGATCCAGGTTGCTTTGATATATAATCTCCAGAGTCAATGGGTAAATAACTTTGTATCTGCCCAACCTGCAGGCCACTCCCTAGAATAGAACCAGGGATTCTGTAGGGAGGGGCTGGGCAGGCCTATGCCAGGGAACTCATTCATGTTGGGGCAGGGCAGCAGGCTGTCAGTCACAGCAGTCACGTGGGGATGTAAGGGACCTCCTAGGCACAGGCAGATTATGCACACTGCAGTTTCTCGGCTGGAGGAATCAGAGACTGTCATCCTACTCCTGTAGGGCCATGCAGACAGGCCAGCTATTGCCTGTGTTGTTAGGAGGAGCACAGGTGATCACAGTGAGCTCTGCTTACCCAGGGCTTGGTTGATCCCATGATGCTTTGAGAGGGCCACAAGGAATCCATAGAAAGTCAGCCTCTGGACATTGCTCAGGATCTCTTTGACAAGCGCTGGTGGTGGACAGCTAAAAGGGAGAATTCGGAGGGCAGATTTAATCTAAGTGCTATCTTTTCATCCACACCTGCAGGACGTCAAAGCTGGGAGGCCCTGCAGGAGCAGGTCCAGACTGCAGACACAGAGGGCTGGTATGCTTACTGCTGTTCAGCTGGTAGAATTAGAAATGGAACATGTGCTCTGCCACATCCCAACCCATAACTATCTTTTGTACAGGGAACATACAAGAGTGGGGAAGAGGACACTGCTACTGTTAGCTTCTTGCCTGGAGGCTATGTCCCTCAAGGGCCTTTGTCCTATACAGGACAGTTTAACCTTCCCTTTCTGTGAATGTTTCTGTTTCAAATAGCCAAAGCTAGTCTTCCCTTAGTAAGCCAGATACTTGAGCTAGTCTGTCCTGGGTGTGCTTTGGGCACACGTGGGTATGTTTTTAAATGATGACCATCCTGGGGCATAGAAACACTGAACCAATCAAAATATTCTGCTAGAGACTTGTTCTCAGCAGCAACCTGATCTCCAGGGCTGAGGTGGGGCCTCTGCCCATGCCCACCTGTACTTGTGCCGGTCACACAGGTTTTCCAGGCGCTGATAGAACAGTGATGCTTCCACTCCGTCCAGCATACCGGCATCACCCAAGGCAGGTCGTTGGCGGTGTTGCCCACTGGATGATGTTGGGACAATCACTGTATTGGGGTTTTTCCCAGACAGCAAGTCCTGATAGATGGCAGCCACACTCTCCAGGAATTCTGGTACCATCAGAATAGGAAGGAACAGTTTAGGCAAGGAGGTTGTATTTCATCTCTTCACCAtgtcttcccttctctgtgtctcagtctGTCCAGCTTCAGTGTAGATGACAAAATACCTGGAGTGACCACTGCCCTCATGACACTCCCTTGGGCTTTCATCTGTGACAGTTCCTGGCCTAGATAGGGACCCCCTGAAGACTTGCAGAGCACCCTACTCAGTGACAGGTTTGCTATGTAATTATTTATCTGTTTCCTTGCTGGAATGTAAGATCCTTGAACAATGGTGAGGGTCATGACCTGATGTTGTCTCCTGTCCCAGTGCCTAGTACTATGCTGGTGCATGTTACAGGctataaggtttttgtttttaagagaacaCATGGACATTCTCACTGGCTAGCCCCACTTCATGAGGCCATCTGCTTCATGAAAGTGTGCTGGAGGCTACAGAGAGTATCCTGTTTCTGCCCAGGCTAGGCCTCTTTCAGTGTAATCAATAtaacttgaaagaaaataaaaaatatcattgaAGAGGAAAGAACCTTACAAATGCTAATTTATTAATCATTGGAAGGTGAATTTGTTTTCCCAGCTTTGTAGGCATGCTGTTGTTGGTAAACAGTGACTTATTGCCTGCTCATAACCCTGTATGAGAGGTGGGGAATACGCCCAAACATGGCTGCTCTTTTCCTAAGGTCTAAGGACTTCAGAGAAATGAGATATAGATGCTGATGCTGCTAGGCACAGGTGGTGTGACCCCAGGTTTAGCCCCCATCTGAACAGCCCTTGGGCTGCCATCAAGTAAACATAATGTGGCACCTGAGTGCAGCCAACGCTGACTGCAGGACTGGTTAGCAAGAAGGTGATCTCCAAGGTCTAGAGATAGCGTTCTATATGCCTTTCTTTATAGATGTAACAATTTTTAATTTGTACTCCCTCACATTTGaggtgcatacatatatatttattcatctgtTTTTATTCCATTAAGTCAGAAGGGGCTTAAAGGTGCAACTGGAATGAACTGGGGAGCAGAATGGAAGTGTGagatagcgtgtgtgtgtgtgtgtgtgtctttgattACAATCATGTACCATTGTGTCTGGTTTACTGTGTGTTTATTAAAAGATATGAGtatggttaaaacaaaacaaaacaaaaaaccaggccACTGGTGATCCAGGACCAAGGGAGTGGCTAAAAGCCCAGGTCTGGGTTCTAACCTCTCTAAGCTTATCTCTTTGGACTAGTGAACAGACTGAAGTCCTCAGTGTGGCAGCAGGGATGTAGTGAGTGCTATTCGTGTCCGTGCTGCTGCTATCACTTAAGGTCTTTTTGTGCTGCTGACTGGAAGCAGCGTGTTTTTTCAGTATCCTCAGTAGCCTCGGCAGACTGCATCTTGTGACCACCAGTGCAAATCAGATATCCTGTTAGTGGGTCATGATGAAGCATACCTCTAAAGGAAGTGGGGATGGGAACTGCATGTGCCAGGCACACAGATGGAAAAGACAACAGAATGAGAAAGGGAAACATGGGCCCCAACAAAAGCCACACGGGGCCTGGAACATTCTCACCTGAGTAATAAAACTGGATCTGGAAGGCGAAAAGGAAATCTGAAAAAGACATCAGGCAGTCCATGGCATCATCCATGAGCACAAtcctgggggagagagggagaggacccGAGAGACAGCCTATGTTACATGTGTATGTTACACGTGTGTgcctgagaggagagagaaagccagaCGGACAGAGAAACATTATTCATCAACAAGTTGTTTCCAGGCCTCCAGGCTCCCTTGGGGCTGCAGCATATTTGGGGAAAGGGTCCTAAAGCAACCTCCTCTAGTCACTTCACCCCTACCAATCCAGCTCTGCCACTGAACGGCACTGAGCATACTGCTCCAAGGGCAGGCTCCCAGGTCAGTCTCAGTGGCACCAGTCAAAGGAGCATGGGCAGAGTAGAGTGGAGGCAGCAAAGAGAGGGTGCAATTGTAATGCAGCCAAGATTTCCTTTCATATACTTAAAGCAGTAAATGCTTTCATTCTGCAGTGAGCACCAGTTAGTTCTGAATAAATACCACTGATCagaaaaggcaaaaagaacaGCCAAGAGGTTTGAAGGGGTCTTGGCAAGGGGTGCTGAGATTTAATAAGCCACCAAATGGCCAGAACAGCAACAGGCATCTCTACTCTGGGACACAGAAGGCAGACTGGGAGCGGGAGGTGGGGAGTGGACAGTTCTGCCCAGAGAATACACATCATCTAGTGAAACTGACAGTCACTGAAggcacctgcctctgctctccccacTGAGCACTCTTCAGGAGAAACTGTTGTTGTTAAAGAGATCACACTAAGGCCAAATTCATACTCTGCTCAGGGATGTAGctgaaggggacaggaagagaaggaagttaGCACTTGCTGGGCTCCAGCCGTGTGCCAGGCAGAGCGCCAAACTCCTCTACTGGAGTGAAGCTGGGCCTCTAGTCTGTTTCTGACAGggcccttctggctttttctttcctttttacattttaaactgttttcttttgctttggacTATTTTTCTAAAATCTCTACTTACTTGAACCAGAAGGGTCAGGGTTTCAGATATAttctcaaagacagaaagagggtcCTAGGTAGCTGTAATAACAATAGGAGTGACAGGTACCATTTACTGAGCACCTTGCTCCACAGTGGGCACTGCATCTAGCATTTAGCTACCTTCATTACATTTTACTGATAGCACCGTAAAAGTTGGGACTGGCTCCTTACTTTTGCACATGAGGGGTTTTTGATCCTAAAGGAGTCAACTTGTGAGTCTGTATGACTTCAAAGGCTGTGTGCTTCCATTAGGCCgcactatttctttttaaagaagaaagcaagccggtcgtggtggtgcacgcctttaatcccagcactcgggaggcagaggcaggcggatttccgagttcgaggccagcctggtcaacagagtgagttccaggacagctagggctacacagagaaaccctgtctcgaaaaagaaaaaaacaaaaaaacaaaaaacaaacaaaaaaaaaaacccaaaaacaaacaaaacaaaagatgaagaaagaagtcaagtgCATGCCTTATATCCCAGcacggggaggcagaggcaggtagacagagctctgtgagtttaaagccagtgccagcctggtttatatagagagttccaagacaactaGAGCTATTT
It encodes the following:
- the C2H11orf49 gene encoding UPF0705 protein C11orf49 homolog isoform X2, which gives rise to MRRSWSFNSVCQGTHILFREFSFIQATPHNRASFLRAFWRCFRTVGKNGDLLTMREYHCLLQLLCPDFPLELTQKAARIVLMDDAMDCLMSFSDFLFAFQIQFYYSEFLESVAAIYQDLLSGKNPNTVIVPTSSSGQHRQRPALGDAGMLDGVEASLFYQRLENLCDRHKYSCPPPALVKEILSNVQRLTFYGFLVALSKHHGINQALGALPDKGDLMHDPAMDEELERLVVRSRLYRTPRQQRGKEPGAFGFEGRDKLEAPERVPSALAPTPNIGGSPESERRVTLGREAGRRGGH
- the C2H11orf49 gene encoding UPF0705 protein C11orf49 homolog isoform X1 codes for the protein MLSPERLALPDYEYLAQRHVLTYMEDAVCQLLENREDISQYGISRFFTDYFNSVCQGTHILFREFSFIQATPHNRASFLRAFWRCFRTVGKNGDLLTMREYHCLLQLLCPDFPLELTQKAARIVLMDDAMDCLMSFSDFLFAFQIQFYYSEFLESVAAIYQDLLSGKNPNTVIVPTSSSGQHRQRPALGDAGMLDGVEASLFYQRLENLCDRHKYSCPPPALVKEILSNVQRLTFYGFLVALSKHHGINQALGALPDKGDLMHDPAMDEELERLLVQVPGLVNSITATSEASCLPSRTPPRVGSPWKPLHRSRKLDAESDGSTEETDESET